In a single window of the Amycolatopsis sp. cg5 genome:
- a CDS encoding DUF6444 domain-containing protein, producing MAGSERPSYDELAALVVAQAAVIATIEPLRAELARMTERVAELERQLGTNSRNSSKPPSQDVYVKPAPKSLRGKTGRGKGKQPGAAGANLKLVDNPDRVVEHVPSACSGCGTGLRNRPSVDVGACHANCVGRGCTKIDRPGGRSEGTPSDAEHIASSQ from the coding sequence GTGGCCGGGAGTGAGCGTCCGTCGTATGACGAACTTGCTGCCTTGGTGGTGGCTCAGGCCGCGGTGATCGCGACGATTGAGCCGTTGCGGGCTGAGCTGGCCCGGATGACCGAGCGGGTCGCGGAGCTGGAACGGCAGCTGGGGACGAACTCGCGTAACTCGTCGAAACCTCCGTCGCAGGACGTGTATGTCAAGCCGGCACCGAAGTCGTTGCGCGGAAAAACCGGTCGTGGCAAGGGAAAACAACCCGGTGCGGCGGGCGCGAACCTGAAGCTGGTCGATAATCCCGACAGGGTTGTCGAGCATGTGCCGTCGGCGTGCTCGGGCTGCGGGACCGGGTTGCGGAACCGGCCCAGTGTCGATGTGGGGGCGTGTCATGCCAACTGTGTAGGTCGGGGGTGTACCAAGATCGACCGGCCTGGTGGGCGGTCGGAAGGGACACCGAGTGACGCAGAACACATCGCCTCGTCGCAGTGA